TGCCGGGATAGTCGTCTTCAATCACTTGACAAACGGGATGAAAGCAGCGAAGATTGGCTTACTGAGACTGATTCTCAATAAAGGAAACTTCCCTTGACGACTCTTGACCAGCTGCTGCCCGGACAACGTGGTGAAATCGTTCGCATCGATGGTGCGGATGGAATTGCTTCCCGCCTTCGCGAAATGGGGTTCATCCCCGGCGAAGCGGTTGAGTATTTGCGTCGGGCGCCGCTAGGCGATCCGGTGAAGTGCTCGGTCCAGGGATGCCGAATCGCGGTCCGCAACGGTGAAGCTCGCCGTGTTTTCGTTCAGCCGATCGGCTGAATTTCTCCTTCACGAGCGCGGACGCCAATCTCGGCCGTGTAGTTTCTATGGCAACTGCTCCGGACCGGATCAATGACCCGACCGTGGCGACATCACGTGTCGCATTGGTCGGCAACCCCAACACGGGCAAGAGCACGCTCTTCAACGCGCTTGCCGGCCTGAACGTCCGGACGGGCAATTACGCCGGCGTGACGATCGAAAAGAAAGTCGGCCGCTGCAATCTTGGGTCGCGAGTGATCGACTTGGTCGATTTGCCAGGCACCTATTCGATGGCACCTCGGTCACCCGATGAATTGGTCGCGGTCGAAGTTTTAACCGGCGACCTTGAAAACGAACCTTCGGTCGAAGTGATCGTGTGCGTGGTCAACGCGGCCCAACTGAAACGCAATTTGTTTTTGGTTAGCCAGTTGCTGGAACTCGGCAAGCCGACCATCGTCGCGCTCAACATGGTCGATTCTCTGCAGTCGCATGGAATCACGATCGACGTCGAAAAGCTTTCGTCGCAACTTGGTGTCGACGTGATCCCGACATCGGCATCGAAGCGCCAGGGCGTCCCCGAATTGAAAGCGGCGATCGAAAAGCACTTATCGCGTTCGGACGAGTCGACGCAGCGAGAAAAAACACTTCCGGCAAACTTCTATGAAGTCTGCGGCGAACTTCGCCAAGCCTTGCTTGACGGCGCTTGCACGACCGGCCCGGCGGCAACGGCCGAGCTGTCATTGCCCGACGATTACTTGATCCAGCGCATGTTGCTTGATCGCGGCGGCGAAGCCGAACGGCGCGTGATCCGGCGACTCGGTGGTGGGATTCTGCCCGCACTGATTTCGGCGCGCAAGAAACTAGCCGACCAAGTCGGCGATCCGGTCGACATGGAATGCAA
The DNA window shown above is from Rubripirellula reticaptiva and carries:
- a CDS encoding FeoA family protein, whose product is MTTLDQLLPGQRGEIVRIDGADGIASRLREMGFIPGEAVEYLRRAPLGDPVKCSVQGCRIAVRNGEARRVFVQPIG